The following proteins come from a genomic window of Mycolicibacterium rufum:
- a CDS encoding flavin-containing monooxygenase, translating to MTGTTTTLIVGAGFAGIGTAIRLLQEGTDDFVILERSNRVGGTWRDNTYPGAACDIPSLLYSYSFEPNPGWTHTYSGSAEILEYIDTIVTKYDLARFIQFDTDVTALEFDEGAGIWVADTADGKRYQARSVVMASGPLADASFPDIRGIDSYEGKKIHSARWDQGYDLGDKRVAVIGTGASAVQIIPELVKSAASVKVFQRTPGWVLPRVNLKHPAWARSTFKQLPVSEQALRDAWFWAHEVMAVGMVWNTAATSAIQLTAKAHLRRQVKDPWLRRQLTPHFRPGCKRMLMTSDYYPALQSDNCKLISWPIATLSPNGVRTADGVEHEVDCIVFATGFDVCKRGTPFPISGLGGRKLGDEWSQGRYAFKSVSVAGYPNLFFTFGPNSGPGHNSALVYMEAAIDYLVKAIKLLQQNDIGTLDVREDRQGRYHSEIQRRLRRTTWNSGCSSWYLTEDGYNGTMYPGFATQFMRELSRLDPRDYVITRRDDTHLRLTQ from the coding sequence ATGACAGGCACCACCACGACGTTGATCGTCGGCGCCGGTTTCGCAGGTATCGGTACGGCGATCAGACTGCTTCAAGAGGGTACAGATGACTTCGTCATTCTGGAACGGTCAAATCGCGTCGGAGGCACCTGGCGAGACAATACTTACCCCGGTGCGGCCTGCGATATTCCCTCGCTTCTCTACTCCTACTCGTTCGAGCCGAATCCGGGCTGGACTCATACCTACTCGGGGAGCGCTGAGATCCTCGAATATATCGACACGATCGTCACCAAGTACGACCTTGCCCGGTTCATCCAGTTCGATACCGATGTAACCGCCTTGGAATTCGATGAGGGTGCCGGCATCTGGGTGGCCGACACGGCTGACGGAAAGCGTTATCAAGCTCGTTCAGTCGTGATGGCCAGTGGACCACTTGCCGACGCCAGCTTTCCGGATATTCGGGGTATTGACTCGTACGAGGGAAAGAAGATCCACAGCGCTCGATGGGACCAGGGTTACGATCTCGGCGATAAGAGGGTTGCAGTCATTGGGACAGGCGCGAGCGCGGTGCAGATCATTCCTGAGCTCGTGAAGTCGGCTGCGTCGGTCAAAGTCTTCCAAAGAACGCCCGGCTGGGTGTTGCCCAGGGTGAACCTCAAGCATCCGGCTTGGGCGCGTTCGACCTTCAAACAATTGCCGGTGAGCGAACAGGCGCTCCGTGACGCCTGGTTCTGGGCTCACGAAGTGATGGCAGTGGGTATGGTCTGGAACACCGCTGCGACGTCAGCGATACAACTGACGGCCAAGGCTCATCTCCGTCGGCAGGTGAAAGACCCCTGGTTGAGACGTCAGTTGACGCCCCATTTCAGACCTGGCTGCAAACGTATGCTCATGACCAGCGATTATTACCCGGCGCTACAGTCGGATAACTGTAAGCTGATCAGCTGGCCCATCGCCACACTGTCACCCAACGGTGTTCGAACCGCCGACGGTGTCGAGCACGAGGTGGACTGCATCGTTTTTGCCACCGGCTTCGATGTGTGCAAACGTGGCACCCCGTTCCCGATTAGCGGCCTCGGTGGTCGGAAGCTTGGGGACGAATGGTCTCAGGGGAGATACGCCTTCAAGAGCGTGAGCGTGGCCGGCTATCCGAACTTGTTCTTCACTTTCGGACCGAATTCCGGGCCAGGCCACAACTCGGCGCTCGTATATATGGAGGCAGCAATTGACTACTTAGTCAAGGCGATCAAACTCCTTCAGCAAAATGACATCGGTACTTTGGATGTGAGGGAGGATCGCCAGGGCCGCTATCACTCCGAAATTCAGCGCCGCCTTCGACGAACGACATGGAATTCGGGGTGCAGCAGTTGGTATCTGACCGAGGACGGCTACAACGGCACGATGTACCCGGGTTTCGCGACCCAGTTTATGAGAGAACTTTCCCGCTTGGATCCTCGTGATTATGTGATCACCCGGCGCGATGATACACACCTCCGGCTGACGCAATAA